A window of the Lactuca sativa cultivar Salinas chromosome 5, Lsat_Salinas_v11, whole genome shotgun sequence genome harbors these coding sequences:
- the LOC128134173 gene encoding uncharacterized protein LOC128134173, producing the protein MGMSHIFTNTTSTTTTKPTFTVPNPLVTKAPFTTEPTLTTEPPPSLKPLSPTPSTETTPILGGEDLEFDSTYFSPYRVQSEDDDDEPITKRHLKAVNDKLDQLLSSSSTGAYSDTTLKALFSAVVAEHSASLSAVAKAIEASTSQCQQASLAAAAAKNAETVNISVETLQKILQSECSNIAAARHAIEEANESLYASVNERLTQLEADLAMENRLMDELDRRTAQLKLQTHKPRTANAEINDLKLEREVIRSSVADVHSILLHLIEANDPLITITVRRH; encoded by the exons atggggatgtcacacattttCACAAATACAACTTCTACCACTACTACAAAACCTACCTTTACTGTTCCCAATCCACTTGTAACCAAAGCTCCTTTTACAACCGAACCTACTTTGACAACTGAACCTCCACCTTCTTTAAAACCCTTATCCCCAACACCATCTACTGAAACAACCCCTATTttaggcggtgaggacttggaattcgATTCCACATATTTCAGTCCTTATCGCGTACAGAGTGAGGATGATGACGATGAGCCTATCACCAAACGTCATCTCAAGGCAGTAAACGACAAGCTTGATCAACTGCTTTCCTCCTCTTCCACTGGAGCTTATTCAGACACTACATTAAAAGCCTTGTTCTCTGCGGTCGTTGCTGAACATAGTGCCTCTTTATCTGCTGTAGCCAAGGCTATTGAAGCCTCCACTTCCCAATGTCAACAGGCTTCTCTTGCT GCTGCTGCTGCCAAGAATGCTGAAACTGTCAACATTTCAGTAGAGACTCTTCAAAAGATTCTTCAATCAGAGTGCTCCAACATTGCAGCGGCACGCCATGCCATTGAAGAAGCCAATGAATCGCTCTATGCTAGTGTCAACGAACGCTTAACTCAATTGGAAGCGGACTTAGCTATGGAAAATCGGCTTATGGACGAGCTTGACAGACGTACAGCCCAGCTTAAACTGCAAACACACAAGCCGCGTACTGCTAATGCAGAGATTAATGACCTCAAGTTAGAAAGGGAGGTTATCCGGAGTTCTGTTGcagatgttcactccatccttctTCATCTCATTGAGGCTAATGATCCGCTTATCACTATCACTGTCAGAAGGCATTAG